The following proteins are encoded in a genomic region of Cryptococcus gattii WM276 chromosome I, complete sequence:
- a CDS encoding uncharacterized protein (Similar to SGTC gene model, INSD accession EAL18501.1), with amino-acid sequence MPPKIPIQSILSPVNRHIATRHIASCARLHRQRQLDYLAPFRRPANPPYSPLNDKLQNVLQTHGQPTASPEGNVAYETASTAPVATSLQEVPPREDEEASRLVEPVPAMKDASGAKEEQSKGKTKARTKEMIVQGIVVPPKPTPPGEEECCMSGCVNCVYTVYSEELEGYVEALDAAREALEAAHIPKTEWPDEIAKQGRGEDVMGEEVQKTEDAMDPAMSAFFALENKLKKKQAPESSAAS; translated from the exons ATGCCTCCAAAGATACCCATACAAAGTATCCTATCACCTGTCAACAGACATATAGCCACTAGACATATTGCGTCTTGTGCCCGACTACATAGACAAAGACAATTAGACTACCTTGCACCCTTCCGACGTCCTGCCAATCCCCCATATTCACCGCTCAATGACAAGCTTCAAAATGTCCTGCAAACCCATGGACAGCCCACAGCGTCCCCAGAGGGAAATGTTGCATATGAAACGGCGTCCACTGCTCCCGTAGCAACTTCACTACAAGAAGTGCCCCCCCgtgaggatgaggaagcGAGTCGACTCGTAGAGCCCGTTCCTGCTATGAAGGATGCGTCTGGGGCAAAGGAAGAGCAATCTAAAGGAAAAACGAAAGCAAGAACAAAGGAGATGATTGTTCAAGGCATTGTTGTTCCTCCGAAACCTACACCTCCGGGCGAAGAAG AATGCTGCATGTCAGGCTGCGTCAACTGTGTCTATACAGTCTACTCCGAAGAGCTAGAAGGCTACGTTGAGGCCCTAGATGCCGCTCGTGAAGCCCTCGAAGCCGCACATATCCCCAAAACAGAGTGGCCGGACGAAATAGCCAAGcaagggagaggagaggacGTTATGGGTGAAGAAGTCCAGAAAACGGAAGATGCGATGGACCCTGCGATGAGTGCATTCTTTGC ACTGGAAAACaaattgaagaagaaacaagCTCCAGAAAGCAGTGCCGCCTCGTAA
- a CDS encoding homoserine dehydrogenase, putative (Similar to TIGR gene model, INSD accession AAW45859.1), giving the protein MSSAVIPRPIPVALLGLGGVGKAILSQLLSPPLSAQFQLVLIANSRQSLSLPLPAAPITPANFQSILEKHGAPLNLTSVISVLSTHPDAPGIFIDSTGTDVIPAMYPQILSMGVHVVTPNKKGFSSSEALYKAIAEKSFPNTPSFVYGESTVGAGLPIIQTLKDLVATGDEIEKIEGVFSGTLSYIFNEFSKPEGGDVKFSEVVKVAKDKGYTEPDPRDDLSGTDVARKLSILSRLVPTAPALPEGYTSIPTQSLVPDVLSNASTKEEYLERLEEGDEFFANVRKEAKKEGQVVRYVGVIDVKSGKVEAKLGKYPADHAFATALKGSDNIISFTTKRYSPRPLIIQGAGAGADVTAMGVTSDMVKIYERLAVSRI; this is encoded by the exons ATGTCCTCCGCTGTCATTCCCCGTCCCATCCCCGTCGCTCTCCTCGGTCTCGGTGGAGTCGGCAAGGCCATCCTCTCCCAGctcctctctcctccccTCTCCGCTCAATTCCAGCTCGTCCTCATCGCTAACTCTCGTCAAtccctctctcttcccctcccCGCGGCCCCTATCACCCCTGCCAACTTCCAGTCCATCTTGGAGAAGCACGGCGCTCCTCTTAACCTTACCTCTGTCATTTCCGTCCTCTCAACCCACCCCGATGCGCCCGGTATCTTCATCGACTCCACCGGCACCGATGTGATCCCTGCCATGTACCCTCAGATCCTCTCTATGGGTGTTCATGTCGTTACCCCCAACAAGAAGGGTTTCTCCTCTTCCGAGGCTCTCTACAAGGCTATCGCTGAGAAGAGCTTCCCCAACACTCCGTCTTTCGTCTATGGCGAGTCAACTGTCGGTGCGGGTTTGCCGATCATCCAGACTTTGAAGGACTTGGTAGCTACTGGTGATGAGATTGAAAAGATTGAGGGTGTCTTCAGCGGTACCTTGAGCTATATCTTCAACGAATTCAGTAAGCCTGAAGGTGGTGACGTCAAGTTTTCCGAGGTTGTCAAGGTTGCCAAGGACAAGGGCTACACT GAGCCTGATCCTCGAGATGATCTCTCCGGTACCGACGTCGCCCGAAAGctttccatcctctcccGACTCGTCCCCACCGCTCCCGCACTCCCTGAAGGCTACACGTCCATCCCTACCCAGTCTCTCGTTCCCGATGTCCTATCCAATGCTTCTACTAAGGAGGAGTACCTCGAGCGACTTGAGGAGGGTGACGAGTTCTTTGCCAACGTCAGGAAGGAGGCCAAGAAGGAGGGCCAGGTTGTGAGGTATGTTGGTGTTATTGACGTCAAGTCTGGCAAGGTTGAGGCCAAGTTGGGCAA GTACCCTGCGGACCACGCTTTCGCTACCGCTCTCAAGGGATCTGACAACATCATCTCTTTCACCACCAAGAGGTATTCTCCGCGACCTCTTATTATCCAAGGTGCCGGTGCCGGTGCCGATGTTACCGCTATGGGTGTTACT TCCGACATGGTCAAAATCTACGAGAGGCTCGCTGTTTCCCGTATCTAA
- a CDS encoding S-adenosylmethionine-dependent methyltransferase, putative (Similar to TIGR gene model, INSD accession AAW45860.1), with protein MEFQQNQQEQARKTVADKWLKPHGPPVGATFGARLLKDDDDVFNHNAWDHVTLPEDFKERAEKVMELHRSSPVAEEKRDEYNAKPANYWDKFYSQHEAGFFKDRGWLRLEFPELVACSEADAGSKTVLEVGCGAGNTVFPLLMRNENPELNIYATDYSATAVKVVKANKMYPKAEHGLGTMHASVWDITSKPSPHSTSSSSTSTSPEDQLSSLLIEEQPTYSLPEGITPGSVDVISVIFVLSALHPREWKQAIHNLYTALKPGGLLLIRDYGRHDLAQLRIKKNRLLDPETPNLYIRGDGTRVYFFEKEELEEMLLQPPEGGAEGGAKVMFEIQQLGEDRRLLVNRKERLTMYRIWMQVKAKKLA; from the exons ATGGAATTTCAACAGAACCAGCAAGAGCAAGCAAGAAAGACCGTCGCGGATAAGTGGCTCAAACCCCATGGACCCCCTGTAGGCGCAACATTTGGCGCAAGACTGCTCAAAGACGACGATGATGTTTTTAACCATAATGCTTG GGACCATGTCACGCTCCCGGAAGATTTTAAGGAAAGAGCAGAAAAGGTCATGGAACTTCACCGATCAAGTCCTGTCGCcgaagagaaaagag ACGAGTACAATGCTAAGCCTGCTAATTATTGGGACAAGTTTTACTCTCAACATGAAGCCGGATTCTTCAAGGACAGGGGATGGTTACGATTGGAGTTCCCGGAGCTAGTAGCCTGCAGCGAGGCGGAC GCTGGATCAAAGACAGTCCTTGAAGTAGGCTGC GGCGCTGGAAATACCGTGTTCCCCCTCTTGATGCGCAACGAGAACCCCGAGTTGAACATTTACGCCACCGACTACTCTGCAACAGCCGTCAAAGTTGTCAAG GCCAACAAAATGTACCCTAAAGCCGAACATGGGCTCGGTACCATGCACGCTTCCGTCTGGGACATCACCTCCAAACCTTCTCCTCATtcaacatcatcttcatcaacATCCACATCCCCAGAAGATCAACTATCCTCATTGTTAATCGAGGAACAGCCCACCTattctcttcctgaaggTATCACCCCCGGCTCTGTCGATGTGATTTCCGTTATCTTTGTGCTCTCTGCTCTTCATCCTCGCGAATGGAAGCAGGCTATACATAACCTCTATACT GCTCTCAAACCGGGCGGTCTCCTTCTCATCCGAGACTATGGGCGTCACGATCTCGCGCAATTGCGTATCAAGAAGAACCGTCTTCTCGACCCCGAGACACCTAATCTGTACATCCGAGGCGATGGTACAAGAGTCTACTTTTTCGAAAAGGAAGAATTGGAAGAAATGTTGTTGCAGCCGCCTGAAGGAGGGGCAGAAGGCGGGGCGAAGGTTATGTTTGAGATCCAGCAGTTGGGAGAGGACAGGCGATTG CTGGTCAACCGTAAGGAAAGATTGACTATGTACAGGATTTGGATGCAGGTTAAGGCGAAAAAGCTTGCCTAA
- a CDS encoding isocitrate dehydrogenase (NAD+), putative (Similar to TIGR gene model, INSD accession AAW45861.1): MLANSIRSSVAGSLRNASAKRVSVARTMATLTDEKRLPSKFGGKYTVTLIPGDGIGQEVADSVKEVFDALKVPVQWEQYNVSGETTGGEALFQEAMDSLKRNKVGLKGILYTPVDQSGHNSWNVAMRQQLDIYASVVVCKSLPGLATRHSNVDFAIIRENTEGEYSGLEHQSFPGVVESLKVSTRAKAERIARFAFDFALKNNRKKVTCVHKANIMKLGDGLFLNTCKRVAEQEYGHTGIKFESMIVDNTAMQLVSKPQQFDVMVMPNLYGAISTNIGSALVGGPGITPGCNFGREYALFEPGCRHVGKDIMGTNKANPIALMLSATMMLRHLGLESQANLIAGATYDLVKEGKVRTADIGGNSTTTDVTKALINRLL, from the exons ATGCTTGCCAACTCTATCAGGTCTTCTGTTGCCGGCTCTCTGAGGAACGCTTCCGCCAAG CGCGTCTCTGTCGCCCGAACTATGGCCACTCTTACCGACGAGAAGAGA CTCCCTTCCAAGTTTGGCGGCAAGTACACTGTCACTCTCATTCCCGGTGACGGTATCGGTCAGGAAGTCGCCGACTCTGTCAAGGAGGTCTTCGATGCCCTCAAGGTGCCCGTTCAATGGGAGCAATACAATGTCTCTGGTGAGACCACTGGCGGTGAGGCTCTCTTCCAGGAGGCGATGGACAgcttgaagaggaacaagGTTGGATTGAAGG GTATTCTTTACACCCCTGTCGACCAGAGCGGTCACAACTCTTGGAACGTCGCTATGCGACAACAACTCGACATCTACGCTTCAGTAGTTGTCTGCAAGTCTTTGCCTGGATTGGCTACTAGACATTCTAACGTCGACTTTGCTATCATCCGTGAGAACACTGAGGGCGAGTACTCTGGTCTCGAGCACCAGTCTTTCCCCGGTGTTGTTGAGTCTTTGAAGGTCTCCACCAGGGCCAAGGCCGAGCGAATCGCTAGGTTCGCCTTTGACTTCGCTCTTAAGAACAACAGGAAG AAGGTCACCTGTGTCCACAAGGCCAACATTATGAAGCTCGGTGACGGTCTTTTCCTTAACACCTGCAAGCGAGTCGCCGAGCAGGAGTATGGCCACACCGGTATCAAGTTTGAGTCTATGATTGTCGACAACACTGCTATGCAGCTTGTCTCTAAGCCTCAACAATTCGATGTTATGGTTATG CCCAACTTGTACGGTGCCATCTCCACAAACATTGGTTCCGCTCTGGTCGGTGGTCCCGGTATCACTCCTGGTTGCAACTTTGGACGG GAATACGCCCTCTTCGAGCCTGGATGCCGACACGTCGGTAAGGACATTATGGGCACCAACAAGGCCAACCCTATCGCTCTCATGCTCTCTGCTACTATGATGCTCCGACACCTCGGTCTCGAGAGCCAGGCTAACCTCATCGCCGGTGCTACTTACGACCTCGTCAAGGAAGGCAAGGTCAGGACTGCGGACATTGGTG GTAACTCTACTACCACTGACGTCACCAAGGCTTTGATCAACAGGCTTCTCTAA
- a CDS encoding vesicle fusion-related protein, putative (Similar to TIGR gene model, INSD accession AAW45862.1): MTTPAQPPEPPRRRFGSFGGSRPSAPPQRLSSSASNTSTSPVPAPSPNLMPPPPQRTRSASSTLSNQANNAAAFDITQAADKAHQWLSTWAPRGEGRGREFFISGLNGVASVASTVSSGLNARHERDRDVHRSLSFLGPSASNPISPSTSPEGRFHVSTSPPGPTHTQSTPQFGMSQPDLLVSNGARKVLPPANMARLGHAATTNSTPTISSGPSAVYQQRPASLHLGSTASLPSTNHRSSIHGPSHLGPNSPTHRRTSSSHSNHRPLSFANGSHGMNNKSPSVSRSSSVTGVSAGPYMRNAGMPYKVGFQPQGVRSDRTEDYMGARRAVEADREIEEGRLSRRWAKLVDLHFNPTVSEAAAPALTRSSSSNFSLSSLGQDRRRSLLSIEGALDAMRPKDIFRGFKAGSGPGGDEGRKRAAEQAIVKWEDDSEVRRCRICSSSFSLSNRKHHCRLCGRIVCSLPPTPPALLAVQIQLFAPADPNATSTQTQAGLPSGTRREKCSLLLVADWKTGRGEEVEEGFVGWMRIEDGQGSGEGQAIQRRPKSQSGDGIGAVRSDDPSTRDIPLPQQPKEVQVKGMRVCRECWAVVSRKQKMQDRQRVTGFARLYQALRTLQTEIEDLAADFEEQLSELTSSADIEPTDELFTLHRQLIALFTQYEQLSKRISNLPCQENGSQASVQSAIARSAAVFMTKEMVKLQAIQALQKRSAEAKRKGLIISETTLGQLEKGGVASDAGGDVVEDVAVMLQPLLEQEAQLESYIADASAQRKYEDGKALQSALREIRAEIERITEKASG; the protein is encoded by the exons ATGACCACCCCAGCCCAGCCACCTGAACCCCCCCGACGCCGCTTCGGCTCCTTCGGCGGCTCCAGGCCTTCAGCACCACCACAACGGCTGTCCTCCTCGGCCTCGAATACCTCCACGTCCCCCGTGCCCGCTCCATCACCCAACCTTatgcctcctcctccccaGCGCACCCGTTCAGCATCCTCTACATTATCCAACCAGGCAAATAATGCCGCAGCATTTGATATCACTCAAGCAGCGGACAAGGCGCACCAGTGGCTTTCCACTTGGGCACCTCGAGGTGAAGGTAGAGGAAGAGAGTTTTTTATCAGTGGGCTGAACGGCGTGGCGAGTGTGGCTAGTACGGTGTCCAGCGGTCTCAATGCCAGACATGAGAGGGATAGAGATGTCCACCGTTCCTTAAGTTTCCTAGGTCCATCGGCGTCTAATCCTATTTCGCCATCTACTAGCCCCGAAGGGAGATTTCACGTGTCCACATCTCCTCCTGGACCCACCCACACTCAATCTACCCCGCAATTTGGGATGTCACAGCCAGACCTTTTGGTATCAAATGGTGCTCGAAAGGTACTGCCCCCCGCAAATATGGCAAGGCTTGGTCACGCGGCTACGACCAACTCGACACCAACTATCTCTTCTGGGCCTAGTGCTGTCTATCAACAGAGACCAGCTTCTCTTCATTTAGGAAGCACAGCATCACTACCTTCTACTAATCATCGTTCCAGTATTCATGGACCATCGCATCTTGGTCCCAATTCCCCAACACACCGACGAACATCCTCCAGTCACTCAAATCACCGTCCATTGTCGTTTGCCAATGGGTCGCATGGAATGAACAATAAATCACCCTCAGTTTCAAGATCTAGTTCTGTTACGGGAGTCTCAGCGGGGCCTTATATGAGAAATGCAGGGATGCCTTATAAAGTCGGATTTCAACCACAAGGAGTCAGGAGTGATAGAACAGAAGACTACATGGGAGCGAGAAGAGCGGTGGAAGCAGATAGGGAAATCGAGGAAGGTCGATTGAGTAGACGTTGGGCCAAG CTTGTCGATTTACATTTCAACCCAACTGTATCTGAAGCAGCAGCTCCGGCATTGACTAgatcatcatcctcaaactTTTCATTATCCTCGTTGGGTCAGGATAGACGACGATCTCTCCTATCGATCGAGGGTGCCCTTGACGCGATGAGGCCAAAGGACATCTTTAGGGGTTTCAAGGCTGGCTCAGGCCCTGGAGGTGATGAAGGGCGAAAACGAG CGGCCGAACAGGCTATAGTAAAGTGGGAAGATGATTCAGAGGTGCGGAGATGTCGAATATGCTC atcctctttctccctATCTAATCGCAAGCATCATTGCCGCCTTTGCGGTCGCATAGTTTGCTCCCTTCCTCCAACTCCCCCAGCCCTACTGGCAGTACAAATACAGCTGTTCGCCCCTGCAGATCCGAATGCAACGTCTACTCAGACACAAGCTGGCCTGCCTTCTGGTACGCGGCGCGAAAAATGCTCTCTGCTTTTGGTAGCCGATTGGAAGACTGGACGgggagaagaggtggaggaaggTTTTGTGGGATGGATGAGGATTGAGGATGGGCAGGGATCCGGAGAAGGCCAGGCAATTCAGAGAAGGCCGAAGAGCCAGTCTGGGGATGGAATTGGCGCTGTTAGGAGTGATGACCCTTCTACGCGAGATATACCTCTGCCCCAGCAGCCAAAAGAGGTACAAGTCAAGGGTATGAGGGTTTGTAGGGAGTGCTGGGCCGTAGTCTC ACGGAAACAAAAGATGCAAGACCGACAGCGGGTCACAGGTTTCGCTCGTCTCTATCAAGCACTGCGCACTCTTCAAACGGAGATTGAGGATCTCGCAGCTGACTTCGAAGAACAGCTTTCGGAGCTTACCTCATCCGCAGACATCGAACCAACCGACGAGCTTTTCACTCTACATCGGCAACTCATCGCTCTATTCACTCAATACGAACAACTCTCTAAAAGGATAAGTAACCTTCCATGTCAAGAAAACGGTTCGCAGGCTTCGGTACAGAGCGCTATCGCTAGAAGCGCTGCTGTTTTCATGACAAAGGAAATGGTTAAATTACAGGCTATCCAGGCATTGCAGAAACGGTCGGCAGAGgcgaagaggaagggaCTAATCATCAGTGAGACAACTTTGGGGCAGTTAGAGAAAGGGGGAGTGGCGAGTGATGCTGGAGGCGATGTAGTGGAGGATGTTGCAGTTATGCTACAGCCACTATTGGAGCAGGAAGCGCAATTGGA ATCATATATTGCTGATGCGTCTGCTCAGCGAAAGTACGAAGATGGCAAGGCCTTGCAAAGTGCTTTGAGAGAAATTAGGGCCGAGATCGAGAGGATCACTGAAAAGGCTAGTGGTTAA
- a CDS encoding uncharacterized protein (Similar to TIGR gene model, INSD accession AAW45863.1) — MPQLVPDYPGHKPPRWGYVRSFLPVIALILLFSFFLSSYSLLSHSKSPAIKQHIGWQAWDVVDMTSQKEVEGNEDFDSGIGNSNGTETNFIPSIPLDNWDPLALHSTGLTEIAVKSCYFPPYIFPSFCAPETTPELDKEKGKWVIVEKDLNVRSGLWYLNLYYRRTRRLDAKLITDIQVLSHPSENEDQMYEDGWILAPGDLHSGVWPKKTEMRLWYKLGRQSWDDWKKKGKRQEEDNDSAMDEEAENSEMESSGDQDQGSSSNGEVQEINEGSKTTWSYGGFINEIDVTYGDDDPFFGFERVPGGPVLKEEKGKWETVDITVRRGNPIPPRATVPTFHSDGTLKIMQIADLHYSVGTGECRDTDLEGCVGDSNTAAWLAEALDAENPDLVVFSGDQLNGQQTSYDARSVLAKFAKPVIEREIPWCAVFGNHDSEIYGDRDYQMKTLENMPYSLSRAGPKNVDGVGNYYIKLHSGDASNMHIFTLYFLDSHAYQKRTLPWIQPDYDYLKTSQIDWYRNVSSSIKPIERPFKPDGTDDLSGIWSRRSHPSRLSRDGSQTLAKPNAMMWFHIPLPEAYNAPDRSSLGELDVGDQMDGVGSSKHNSGFFYNAIKTTYDNEENEGYFGKKTAEVKVLSHGHCHNTDRCRRVDGIWICFAGGSSFSGYGQLGFDRRVRVYKISEYGEKVETYKRLTSGEIIDEEVLVGDGAAEGVGEDQI; from the exons ATGCCGCAGCTCGTTCCAGATTATCCAGGGCATAAACCTCCCAGGTGGGGCTATGTACGTTCCTTTCTGCCGGTCATAGCCCttatcctcctcttctccttctttctctcctcatATTCGCTCCTTTCACATTCAAAGAGCCCCGCAATAAAGCAGCATATAGGTTGGCAGGCATGGGATGTAGTCGATATGACATCTCAGAAAGAGGTAGAAGGTAACGAAGACTTTGATTCTGGAATTGGGAACAGTAACGGAACAGAGACCAACTTTATTCCAAGCATACCTCTTGATAATTGG GATCCTCTGGCCTTGCATTCTACTGGAT TGACAGAAATAGCCGTCAAATCTTGCTACTTCCCTCCGTACATTTTCCCATCATTTTGTGCCCCTGAAACGACTCCAGAGCTGGACaaagaaaagggaaaaTGGGTCATCGTGGAGAAAGACTTGAACGTGAGGAGCGGTCTATG GTACCTCAATCTCTACTATCGACGCACTCGGCGATTAGATGCCAAGCTCATCACTGATATCCAAGTCCTATCTCATCCCTCGGAGAATGAGGACCAAATGTATGAGGACGGATGGATTTTAGCCCCTGGGGATCTCCATAGCGGCGTTTGGCCGAAGAAGACTGAGATGAGACTCTGGTATAAATTGGGCCGCCAGAGCTGGGATGAttggaaaaagaagggCAAAAGACAGGAAGAGGATAATGACTCAGCgatggatgaagaagcagaaAATTCTGAAATGGAGTCTTCGGGCGACCAGGACCAAGGCTCATCTAGCAATGGAGAAGTTCAAGAGATCAATGAGGGATCAAAGACCACATGGTCGTATGGAGGTTTTATCAACGAGATTGACGTGACTTACGGCGATGACGACCCATTTTTCGGTTTTGAAAGGGTGCCAGGCGGACCTGTGTtaaaggaagagaagggtAAATGGGAGACAGTGGACATCACAGTACGACGTGGCAATCCAA TACCTCCTCGAGCTACCGTTCCAACCTTCCATTCCGATGGAACTTTGAAGATAATGCAGA TTGCGGACCTGCATTATTCTGTAGGGACTGGAGAGTGCCGAGATACTGACCTTGAGGGCTGTGTTGGAGACTCAAATACCGCTGCATGGCTCGCAGAAGCCTTGGATGCAGAGAACCCTGACCTGGTG GTCTTCTCCGGAGATCAGCTGAATGGACAGCAGACAAGTTATGATGCAAGGTCTGTTCTGGCCAAGTTTGCAAAACCCGTCATTGAGAGAGAAATCCCGTGGTGTGCTGTGTTTG GTAACCATGACAGTGAGATTTACGGTGATAGGGATTACCAAATGAAAACATTGGAAAATATGCCTTATTCTTTATCTCGAGCTGGACCTAAAAATGTTGATGGAGTAGGCAATT ACTACATCAAGCTTCACTCCGGCGATGC GTCAAACATGCATATATTCACACTCTACTTCCTCGACTCCCATGCTTACCAGAAGAGAACGTTACCATGGATTCAACCCGATTATGATTACCTCAAAAC ATCTCAAATCGACTGGTACCGCAATGTGTCGTCCTCAATCAAACCGATTGAACGCCCATTCAAGCCTGACGGTACAGACGATTTGTCTGGTATCTGGTCCCGCCGCTCTCACCCTTCACGTTTATCTCGCGACGGTTCGCAAACTCTCGCCAAACCCAACGCGATGATGTGGTTCCACATCCCACTTCCGGAGGCTTACAATGCCCCTGACCGGTCGTCGTTGGGTGAGCTGGACGTGGGTGATCAGATGGATGGGGTAGGCAGCTCGAAGCATAACTCAGGCTTCTTCTACAACGCTATTAAGACTACTTATGATAACGAGGAAAATGAGGGTTACTTTGGCAAGAAGACGGCAGAGGTTAAGGTGCTGAGTCATGGTCACTGTCACAACACTGATCGGTGCCGAAGAGTGGATGGCATTTG GATATGCTTTGCCGGTGGATCATCCTTCTCAGGTTATGGCCAGCTCGGGTTTGATAGGCGAGTTCGAGTTTACAAGATATCAGAATATGGAGAAAAGGTGGAGACATACAAGAGATTGACAAGTGGAGAAATTATTGACGAGGAGGTATTAGTCGGCGATGGAGCAGCAGAGGGTGTTGGTGAAGATCAGATTTGA
- a CDS encoding monosaccharide transporter, putative (Similar to TIGR gene model, INSD accession AAW45999.1), which translates to MPYLGLRGKKLLTAISVTAGVGFCLFGIDNAALGGVISSDPFNRRFNLDPTGQGAVTGAYEIGCFFGALFFAFFGEEVARRTVLLIGCVPLLIGTVLQVATYSTAQLVVGRVVAGLAMGAITSTLPIWQNETSPPALRGTLICASLSMLIVGQLIAYWAAYGLLDKYDNDMVYRVMFSLQGMAAVLMAALLLFMPESPRFLLAHSRPDEARRVLSALADIPENDPVVTEQMEEILRAIELESTSARNWSDLMKRGKDAQGEKRRMFTVCQAFSGSTVISYYVTTIFQEAIGMSPHTSTLLSGYLQIFFLVCSFATWWLIEHAGRRRLFILTAFAMAVVMFIMGGLIKIDTKPTGIGAAVMVFAYQAFFTWGWMAGVWVYSSEICPLSWRSKGMGLAVALQWLFDFVLLMVTPIGIANIGYGMFMLFGAFNLCFIPFVYFYCPETAGVPLESIDTFYLPGVDPINESERLRQEIRDAGKGEKEVLAIEEAIIGEEPILDEEEKEHVGEAGK; encoded by the exons ATGCCCTATCTTGGACTTCGAGGCAAAAAGCTGCTCACGGCTATCTCCGTCACGGCAGGTGTTGGTTTCTGCTTGTTCGGTATCGACAATGCAGCTCTAGGAGGGGTGATTTCTTCTGATCCTT TCAACCGCCGATTTAACCTCGACCCTACCGGACAAGGTGCCGTCACTGGCGCTTACGAGATTGGCTGCTTCTTTGGTGCCCTCTTTTTCGCTTTCTTCGGCGAGGAAGTTGCCCGAAGAACAGTGCTCCTCATAGGATGTGTGCCTCTCTTAATTGGTACTGTCTTGCAAGTCGCCACCTATTCAACAGCGCAACTGGTAGTTGGACGAGTAGTGGCGGGTTTGGCTATGGGTGCGATTACCTCAACTTTGCCCATCTGGCAGAACGAGACCAGTCCTCCCGCTTTGCGTGGAACATTGATCTGCGCTAGTCTGAGTATGCTTATC GTTGGTCAACTCATTGCCTATTGGGCAGCCTACGGCCTTCTGGACAAATATGATAACGATATGGTTTACCGTGTTATGTTCTCACTCCAAGGCATGGCTGCTGTATTAATGGCTGCTTTACTTCTCTTCATGCCGGAATCTCCTCGTTTCCTTCTCGCCCATTCAAGACCTGATGAGGCCCGTAGGGTTTTGTCAGCCTTGGCGGATATCCCTGAAAACGACCCGGTCGTTACTGAGCAAATGGAGGAGATCCTCAGGGCTATTGAGCTCGAAAGCACTAGTGCACGAAACTGGAGTGATCTAATGAAGAGGGGCAAGGATGCGCAGGGCgaaaagagaagaatgtTCACC GTCTGTCAAGCTTTCAGTGGCAGTACTGTCATCTCATA CTATGTCACCACCATTTT CCAAGAAGCCATTGGAATGTCTCCCCATACCTCCACTCTTCTTTCTGGTTATCTTCAGA TTTTTTTCCTTGTTTGTAGTTTTGC TACATGGTGGCTTATCG AGCACGCCGGTCGAAGACGTCTCTTCATTCTTACGGCTTTCGCGATG GCTGTAGTCATGTTTATTATGGGTGGTCTTATTAAGATCGATACCAAGCCAACGGGAATCGGTGCGGCTGTCATGGTTTTCGCTTACCAAGC TTTCTTTACCTGGGGTTGGATGGCAGGCGTGTGGGTTTATTCGTCTGAAATTTGTCCCTTGAGCTGGCGTTCCAAGGGCATGGG TCTGGCGGTTGCCCTTCAATGGCTTTTTGACTTTGTGCTTCTCATGG TCACCCCTATCGGCATTGCTAACATCGGCTACGGCATGTTCATGCTGTTCGGGGCCTTTAACCTTTGCTTTATCCCTTTCGTCTACTTCTATTGCCCCGAAACAGCGGGTGTCCCTCTCGAATCAATTGATACCTTCTACTTACCTGGTGTTGATCCCATCAATGAGAGCGAAAGACTGAGGCAAGAGATTAGAGATGCCGGCaagggagagaaggaggttCTTGCTATTGAAGAAGCCATTATTGGGGAGGAACCTATTcttgatgaggaagagaaggagcACGTTGGGGAAGCCGGAAAGTAA